In Natrinema amylolyticum, the following are encoded in one genomic region:
- a CDS encoding CAP domain-containing protein: MDGRWSAATALDTAESTDRALLRGVVSLLIAVALVCSLALGTALFAPQLIDGLGLESDVSPSSEPPPAGERNPAVTDPDDPGNSSYETDVETVASPAVEDFVHAEINERRAEHGLEPLEWDGTVASVARAHTYDMARREYFSHTNPNGEGPYDRFEDVDSYCQGYGENIAMTWVDRRVQRSDGDDVVRYRTAEDLATGLVNQWMNSTDHRHAILEEGETPRWDRAGVGVYIAEDGSVYAGQNFCREW, from the coding sequence ATGGACGGTCGGTGGTCCGCGGCGACGGCGCTCGACACGGCAGAGAGCACTGACCGCGCCCTGCTTCGGGGCGTCGTGAGTCTCCTCATCGCCGTCGCCCTCGTCTGTTCGCTCGCGCTCGGAACGGCACTGTTCGCACCGCAGCTCATCGACGGCCTCGGCCTCGAGAGCGACGTCTCTCCGAGTTCCGAGCCGCCGCCGGCCGGCGAGCGTAACCCCGCCGTGACCGACCCGGACGACCCCGGGAACTCGAGTTACGAAACCGACGTCGAGACGGTCGCCTCGCCCGCCGTCGAGGACTTCGTCCACGCCGAGATCAACGAGCGTCGGGCCGAACACGGCCTCGAGCCCCTCGAGTGGGACGGAACGGTCGCGTCGGTCGCCCGCGCTCACACCTACGATATGGCCCGCCGGGAGTACTTCTCACACACGAACCCCAACGGAGAGGGGCCCTACGACCGGTTCGAGGACGTCGACAGCTACTGTCAGGGCTACGGTGAGAACATCGCCATGACGTGGGTCGATCGGCGCGTCCAGCGATCCGACGGCGACGACGTCGTCCGCTATCGGACCGCTGAGGACCTCGCGACCGGGCTGGTCAATCAGTGGATGAACTCCACGGATCACCGACACGCGATCCTCGAGGAGGGCGAGACGCCCCGCTGGGATCGCGCCGGCGTCGGCGTCTACATCGCCGAGGACGGTTCCGTCTACGCGGGCCAGAACTTCTG
- the glmS gene encoding glutamine--fructose-6-phosphate transaminase (isomerizing), with product MCGIIGYTPTRTDHHSNRDILNVLMDGLSDLEYRGYDSAGVAIANASVSVYKRNGELSELEEMVPNGPIDGYAGIGHTRWSTHGPPSDENAHPHTDCDGSVAVVHNGIIENYRVLRDELEAAGHEFDSETDTEVIPHLIETSLEQGADIETAFRRAIDRLNGSFAVAAVFSGSEAVYATRNQSPLVLGIGDDGYHLASDVPAFLEYTDQVVYLQDDQFAKLSPAGVEISDKRGTVVDMPVKTVEWDPEEAGKSGYDHYMLKEINEQPRAIRNCIRGRTDEMAGTVSIDELDGIDRPKRIHLVSCGTSYHASLYAARLFRAGGIPATAFYASEYDAGAVPIDGDTLVIGVTQSGETADTLGALRDANRRGAETLAVTNVVGSSASRETDHVMYIRAGPEISVAATKTFASQQVALAMLSSTLTDECSREFVEGLRALPDQIQSILDQSRATEIADVYANSDAYFVIGRGYSAPVALEGALKMKEITYKHAEGFPGGELKHGPLALVTERTPVIAIVTGESNAEEMIGNMKEVEAREAPVIAVTDSPDVVENYADHILRIPQTAWQFTPILANVQLQLLAYWTANQLGRSIDKPRNLAKSVTVK from the coding sequence ATGTGTGGTATCATCGGATACACCCCGACTCGGACGGACCACCACTCGAATAGAGATATCCTCAACGTGTTGATGGATGGGCTCTCCGACCTCGAGTACCGGGGATACGACTCGGCGGGAGTGGCGATCGCGAACGCGTCGGTCTCGGTGTACAAGCGAAACGGGGAACTGTCGGAACTCGAAGAGATGGTTCCGAACGGACCGATCGACGGATACGCCGGAATCGGGCACACTCGGTGGAGTACGCACGGCCCGCCCTCGGACGAGAATGCCCATCCACATACCGACTGCGACGGTTCCGTCGCAGTCGTTCACAACGGAATCATCGAAAACTACCGAGTACTCCGCGACGAACTCGAAGCCGCAGGCCACGAGTTCGACAGCGAAACTGACACCGAAGTCATTCCACACCTGATCGAAACGTCGCTCGAGCAGGGAGCAGACATCGAGACGGCATTCCGACGCGCGATCGATCGGTTGAACGGAAGTTTCGCCGTCGCAGCGGTATTCTCCGGGTCCGAAGCGGTTTACGCGACGCGAAACCAGTCGCCGCTCGTCCTCGGAATCGGCGACGACGGCTATCACTTGGCGAGCGACGTCCCGGCGTTTCTCGAGTACACCGATCAGGTCGTCTATCTGCAAGACGATCAGTTCGCGAAGCTCAGTCCAGCGGGCGTCGAGATCTCCGACAAGCGAGGCACGGTCGTTGACATGCCCGTCAAAACGGTAGAGTGGGACCCGGAAGAGGCCGGCAAGAGCGGTTACGATCACTACATGCTCAAGGAGATCAACGAGCAGCCACGAGCGATTCGCAACTGTATCCGCGGACGGACCGACGAAATGGCCGGAACCGTGTCGATCGACGAACTCGACGGAATCGATCGACCGAAACGCATCCACCTCGTGTCCTGCGGGACGTCTTACCACGCCTCACTGTACGCTGCTCGGCTGTTTCGCGCGGGTGGCATTCCGGCCACGGCCTTCTATGCGAGCGAATACGATGCGGGCGCGGTACCGATCGACGGAGATACGCTCGTCATCGGCGTCACCCAAAGCGGCGAGACGGCCGATACGCTCGGTGCACTTCGGGATGCGAATCGGAGGGGTGCCGAGACGTTAGCGGTGACGAACGTAGTCGGTAGCTCGGCGTCGCGCGAGACCGATCACGTCATGTACATTCGCGCCGGCCCGGAGATCAGCGTCGCTGCAACGAAGACCTTCGCCTCCCAGCAGGTCGCGCTGGCGATGCTCTCGAGTACCCTGACTGACGAGTGTTCTCGCGAGTTCGTCGAAGGACTTCGAGCGTTGCCCGACCAGATTCAGTCGATTCTGGACCAGTCCCGTGCGACAGAGATCGCCGACGTCTACGCGAACTCGGACGCGTATTTCGTCATCGGCCGCGGATACAGCGCACCGGTGGCGCTCGAGGGCGCGTTGAAGATGAAGGAGATTACCTACAAACACGCCGAGGGCTTCCCCGGCGGCGAGTTGAAACACGGGCCACTGGCACTGGTGACCGAACGGACACCAGTGATCGCGATAGTCACCGGTGAATCGAACGCCGAGGAGATGATCGGGAACATGAAGGAAGTCGAAGCTCGCGAAGCGCCCGTGATCGCGGTGACGGATTCGCCGGATGTAGTCGAGAATTACGCCGATCACATCTTGCGAATTCCCCAGACGGCGTGGCAGTTCACACCGATTCTGGCGAACGTACAGTTACAACTGCTCGCGTACTGGACTGCGAATCAACTGGGCCGTTCGATCGACAAACCCAGAAACCTCGCGAAGAGCGTGACCGTCAAATGA
- the radB gene encoding DNA repair and recombination protein RadB translates to MTDEPISTGCGPVDELLGGGFERGTVTQLYGPPAAGKTNIALSAAVETAVDSGTAVYIDTEGVSVDRFQQLLEAKTGNGPSRDGEETDDIEAVASRIVIEDVLDFEEQAEAVRDAEEFAERAELIVLDSATGFYRLERTADGDEGEALRSVTRQVTHLLSLARKYDLAVVLTNQVFADPDSDRTRGLGGNTLEHWTGTVVRLERFRGGKRRATLEKHRSKPAGESVQFRITETGLEGEDGTGRA, encoded by the coding sequence GTGACCGACGAGCCGATTTCAACCGGTTGTGGCCCGGTCGACGAGTTGCTCGGTGGGGGGTTCGAACGCGGGACCGTCACGCAGTTGTACGGCCCGCCGGCCGCCGGGAAGACGAATATCGCGCTGTCGGCGGCCGTCGAAACGGCCGTCGACAGCGGGACCGCGGTCTACATCGACACCGAGGGCGTCTCGGTCGACCGCTTCCAGCAGTTGCTCGAGGCCAAAACCGGCAACGGGCCGTCTCGAGACGGTGAGGAGACCGACGACATCGAAGCCGTCGCCTCGCGAATCGTCATCGAGGACGTCCTGGACTTCGAGGAACAGGCGGAGGCCGTCCGCGACGCCGAGGAGTTCGCCGAGCGCGCGGAACTGATCGTCCTTGACAGCGCGACCGGCTTCTACCGCCTCGAGCGCACGGCAGACGGCGACGAGGGCGAGGCGCTTCGGAGCGTCACCCGGCAGGTGACGCATCTGCTCTCGCTCGCACGAAAATACGATCTCGCGGTCGTCCTGACGAATCAGGTCTTCGCCGATCCCGACTCCGATCGAACCCGCGGACTGGGCGGCAACACCTTAGAGCACTGGACCGGAACGGTCGTCCGCCTCGAGCGCTTCCGCGGCGGGAAGCGACGCGCGACCCTGGAGAAACACCGCTCGAAACCCGCCGGCGAGTCGGTACAGTTCCGGATTACCGAGACCGGGCTCGAGGGCGAAGACGGAACCGGCCGCGCCTGA
- a CDS encoding CBS domain-containing protein: MNIADIATTEFIEVDVGTRMGKVRSMFENGNPKGIIVTDDGEYEGVISEREILQSHVEDDAKVAALTKPSRSTPSPKVDRQEDVRETARVLVESNAKVAPVFENGELWGVITDDAILEAVLENLDTLTVEDIYTADPVTLTEDDGIGKAINLLREHGISRLPIMNENGYLSGVVTTHDIADFVIRENHTTTTGDRVGDTQRLLDVPVYDIMNSPVETTTLDATAKDAVETMLDKDYAGLMVTPADDDRVVIGVITKTDVLRALTFTEEEHMDVQITNISMLDTITRESIVQSIEDVSDKYADMQVMHAHVRFHEHNEKLRGTPLVQCQIRLRTNKDQVAGTGEGYGAENSFRVALDKLERNVLELKGVTSDQEYRGQLLRKLNQI; the protein is encoded by the coding sequence ATGAATATCGCTGATATCGCCACCACGGAGTTCATCGAAGTCGACGTCGGCACACGCATGGGGAAGGTCCGTTCAATGTTCGAGAACGGCAACCCCAAGGGAATCATCGTCACCGACGACGGGGAGTACGAGGGCGTCATCAGCGAGCGGGAGATCCTCCAATCCCACGTCGAGGACGACGCCAAGGTCGCGGCACTCACCAAACCGAGCCGGAGCACGCCGTCGCCCAAGGTCGACCGGCAGGAAGACGTCCGAGAGACCGCACGCGTGCTCGTCGAGAGCAACGCCAAGGTCGCGCCGGTCTTCGAGAACGGCGAGCTCTGGGGCGTCATCACCGACGACGCCATTCTCGAGGCGGTCCTGGAGAACCTCGACACGTTGACCGTCGAGGACATCTACACCGCCGATCCGGTCACGCTCACCGAGGACGACGGGATCGGCAAGGCGATCAACCTCCTGCGCGAGCACGGCATCTCTCGACTCCCGATCATGAACGAGAACGGCTACCTCTCCGGGGTCGTGACGACTCACGACATCGCCGACTTCGTCATTCGGGAGAACCACACGACGACGACCGGCGATCGGGTCGGCGACACGCAGCGCCTGCTCGACGTCCCGGTCTACGACATTATGAACAGTCCCGTCGAGACGACGACGCTCGACGCCACCGCCAAGGATGCCGTCGAAACGATGCTCGACAAGGACTACGCGGGACTGATGGTCACGCCGGCGGACGACGACCGCGTCGTCATCGGCGTCATCACCAAGACGGACGTCCTGCGCGCGCTGACGTTCACCGAGGAGGAACACATGGACGTCCAGATCACGAACATCTCGATGCTCGACACCATCACTCGGGAGTCGATCGTCCAGAGCATCGAGGACGTCTCGGACAAGTACGCCGACATGCAGGTGATGCACGCCCACGTCCGCTTCCACGAACACAACGAGAAGCTCCGTGGCACCCCGCTCGTGCAGTGTCAGATCCGCCTGCGTACCAACAAGGACCAGGTCGCCGGCACCGGTGAAGGGTACGGCGCGGAGAACTCCTTCCGGGTCGCACTCGACAAACTCGAGCGCAACGTCCTCGAACTCAAGGGCGTCACCAGCGACCAGGAGTACCGCGGCCAACTCCTGCGGAAGCTCAACCAGATCTGA
- a CDS encoding lycopene cyclase domain-containing protein, translating to MPDISVFGRYTYLVTEIVWGVVAALLLRRANALRKAAVTILALYPIAYVWDRYTLAVGVFDIKLRTGVDVAGIPLEEHLFMAVVPGLVIGIHETIFGDGAADG from the coding sequence ATGCCCGATATTAGCGTCTTCGGTCGCTACACCTACCTCGTCACGGAGATCGTCTGGGGAGTCGTCGCCGCCCTCCTGCTCCGTCGCGCGAACGCGCTCCGGAAGGCGGCGGTCACGATCCTCGCGCTGTATCCCATCGCCTACGTCTGGGACCGATACACTCTCGCCGTGGGCGTCTTCGACATCAAACTCCGAACCGGCGTCGACGTCGCCGGCATCCCGCTCGAGGAGCACCTGTTCATGGCGGTCGTCCCCGGACTCGTCATTGGGATCCACGAGACGATCTTCGGCGACGGAGCCGCGGACGGCTGA